One region of Trichoderma breve strain T069 chromosome 7 map unlocalized scaffold00007, whole genome shotgun sequence genomic DNA includes:
- a CDS encoding sas10/Utp3/C1D family domain-containing protein, with the protein MAAATTLPALLASLTQSLSLAQEGTSKISTIDHPKDGISLLDVKNELLLSYLQNLVFLILVKLRNAKSDGKAASKEKDQDLDDAVRTKLVELRLFLEKGARPLEEKLRFSIDRFLRTAEDAQRREKMKEAKENAKTGSSTDESGSGSEDDDEDEDEEDDSEAEDGHSRPQPKRGNFSAAPNMGSLMDDVAIRPAKRDQNDDAPAGVYRPPRRERQVMETTQTREKAARRPMRSHTMEEFVASELSSAPIAEPSIGTTIVQGGRRMKTQQERKDEQERTEYEETNFTRLPKESKKERAKKAKQAGRSGRMQFGGEEWHNLGEGVDRIDRLTKRKEGGAGSGVRAMLEKSRKRGGDTEDGPRGSGHQMGERFHKKARLMEIGRGSRGKGRK; encoded by the coding sequence atggccgccgcAACGACTCTGCCCGCGCTGTTGGCGTCTCTAACACAGTCGCTGTCTCTGGCACAAGAAGGAACTTCAAAAATCTCAACCATTGACCACCCCAAGGATGGAATTTCGCTCCTCGACGTCAAGAacgagctgctgctctcaTACCTCCAGAACCTCGtctttctcatcctcgtcaagCTACGAAACGCAAAGTCAGATGGAAAGGCCGcatcaaaagaaaaggatcAAGATTTAGACGATGCCGTGCGAACAAAGCTTGTCGAGCTACGTCTGTTTCTCGAGAAGGGAGCCCGACcattggaagagaagctgcggTTCTCCATCGACAGATTCCTTCGGACGGCGGAAGATGCGCAGCGAcgcgagaagatgaaggaggccaaggaaaaTGCAAAGACTGGATCTAGCACGGACGAGTCAGGTTCAGGCTctgaagacgatgacgaggatgaggatgaagaggacgactCCGAGGCCGAAGACGGTCACTCCAGGCCCCAGCCCAAGCGAGGCAACTTCTCTGCCGCGCCCAACATGGGCTCTCTCATGGACGACGTCGCCATCCGTCCCGCCAAGCGCGACCAAAACGATGATGCTCCCGCCGGCGTATACCGACCCCCTCGCCGCGAGCGTCAAGTCATGGAGACGACCCAAACCCGCGAAAAGGCCGCCCGCCGCCCCATGCGCTCACACACCATGGAGGAATTTGTTGCCTCTGAGCTCTCATCCGCACCCATTGCCGAACCCAGCATCGGAACAACTATCGTCCAAGGTGGCCGCAGAATGAAGACGCAGCAGGAGCGCAAGGACGAGCAGGAGCGCACAGAATACGAAGAGACGAACTTTACCCGTCTGcccaaggagagcaagaaggagcgcgccaagaaggccaagcaaGCCGGCCGCAGCGGACGGATGCAGTTTGGCGGCGAGGAGTGGCATAATCTCGGCGAGGGCGTTGATCGCATCGATCGGTTGACCAAGCGAAAGGAGGGCGGCGCAGGATCTGGCGTCAGAGCcatgctggagaagagccgGAAGCGTGGAGGTGATACGGAGGATGGACCGAGGGGGAGCGGACACCAGATGGGAGAGAGATTCCACAAGAAGGCCAGGTTGATGGAGATTGGACGGGGAAGCAGAGGGAAGGGCAGGAAATAG